In Macrobrachium rosenbergii isolate ZJJX-2024 chromosome 6, ASM4041242v1, whole genome shotgun sequence, a genomic segment contains:
- the LOC136839678 gene encoding mucin-2-like, protein MPSLSSTDMSSTTISTLSPTANQQSTHNTITNTVLTTVSSMTQSLFSVPITVTSSDSNVSVNSVLKKDSTTLSSSTATTISGASIAPSFPTTTQQILTSEEVTPAIHVPASLTTSNVNTSAITSSVSDALMTETIPTVPVLTTAPPLSNSSSITTVSTVPSTVILAPAISNASTVHTTSTDSESPTTTNVFKTTTVPASLTSAYIPSISATRSLSNTSATTIVSPTSITNVSVVLSTNNVSSSSVPTKLPAASPSTIVSTDSASPFVLDATTKMPSVSTSANVPSALNSTAMPQTFETTDEVSMFSTVRSPLPTTNVPITSSSLNTSHVQKLETSTFPIMPTVSATRINSSTMSALALTTERPSASSTTTNIVPSTVHSMNQFSVSISTTSSETIESFPSSPATTHLLNLTLTSHNVNSSSVASTVSNTLPTVTLPIGPLTTTASPVSNSSILTTFSKAPSTHTITPIISSTFTIPTTTVAPQSSTTTNLIKITSAPATLTAADLPTTSATFTHSSTLINYMGSSSLSITNVSRTLNTSSVSSATSTSRIITINSPFLTTIHSAISKPSSSVTPNTPTVSTTLIPDNISNASSITDMSITLGTTNVSADSVTITLPEASINSIVTTDLASTPVLSSNTNEPSVTMSARLPSPSDSTAVPLTSVTIEEESVSSLAPLPITSSSVPRTSKIQTSQDNSFPAVPHLNNTNMSSTTMPPLPPTTSQQSTPNIVPSTVSSMIQSSLSTPVPITPSDSSVSVTSVFKKGSTTLSSSTAHIISVASTAPSFPTTTQKILTNEGITPGSHVLASLTTSYVNTSPIISSVSDALITETIHTVPVPITAPPLSNSSNATTFSKVPSNSILAPAVSNTSTVHTTSTDSESPTTTNVFKTTTVPASLTSAYIPSISATQSFKYINYYHCFTYKYYKCISCDKHYQCILIFSIHQTSSNNIKHNCHHRFNVTICP, encoded by the coding sequence TATTGCTCCTTCATTTCCAACCACTACACAACAGATTTTAACCAGTGAAGAAGTCACACCAGCTATCCATGTTCCTGCTTCTTTAACAACTAGTAATGTAAACACTAGTGCAATTACTTCCTCTGTTTCAGATGCATTAATGACTGAAACTATACCCACAGTACCAGTGCTCACCACTGCTCCACCATTATCAAATAGCAGCAGTATAACTACAGTTTCAACAGTCCCATCAACTGTGATCCTTGCTCCTGCAATTTCAAACGCTTCCACAGTACACACAACTAGTACAGATTCAGAGTCACCTACAACTACAAATGTGTTCAAAACTACCACCGTTCCAGCATCCTTAACATCTGCTTATATTCCAAGCATTTCAGCTACTCGCAGTCTTTCAAATACATCAGCTACTACCATTGTTTCACCTACAAGTATTACAAATGTATCAGTTGTGCTAAGTACTAACAATGTATCCTCATCTTCAGTACCCACCAAACTTCCAGCAGCATCACCAAGCACAATTGTAAGCACAGATTCAGCATCACCATTTGTTCTTGATGCAACCACTAAAATGCCTTCAGTGTCTACCTCTGCCAATGTTCCATCAGCTTTAAACTCTACCGCTATGCCCCAAACTTTTGAAACTACTGATGAAGTATCAATGTTTAGCACTGTTCGTTCACCCTTACCAACTACCAATGTACCAATAACTTCATCTTCATTAAATACTTCCCATGTACAGAAGTTAGAAACGAGCACCTTTCCAATAATGCCAACTGTCAGTGCAACAAGAATAAATTCATCAACCATGTCTGCTCTTGCTCTGACCACTGAACGTCCATCAGCTtcttccaccaccaccaacatTGTTCCATCAACTGTACATTCCATGAACCAGTTCTCAGTTTCTATATCAACCACCTCTTCAGAAACCATTGAGTCTTTTCCTTCATCTCCAGCCACAACACATCTTTTGAATTTAACCTTAACATCTCATAATGTAAACTCTAGTTCAGTTGCTTCCACAGTTTCAAATACATTACCCACTGTCACTCTACCTATAGGCCCATTGACCACCACTGCTTCACCAGTATCAAACAGTAGCATTTTAACTACATTTTCAAAAGCCCCATCAACTCATACCATTACTCCGATAATTTCAAGTACTTTTACAATACCTACAACCACTGTAGCTCCTCAGTCATCCACAACTACTAATTTGATTAAAATTACCTCTGCACCAGCAACCTTAACAGCTGCTGATTTACCCACCACGTCTGCTACTTTCACTCATTCTtctacattaattaattatatggGTTCAAGTTCATTAAGCATTACAAATGTATCAAGAACATTAAATACTTCCAGTGTATCCTCAGCAACATCAACAAGCAGAATTATAACCATCAATTCACCATTCCTAACTACCATTCATTCAGCCATTAGTAAACCCTCATCTTCAGTAACTCCAAATACTCCCACTGTTTCAACGACATTAATTCCTGACAATATTTCGAATGCATCAAGTATTACAGACATGTCAATTACTTTGGGTACTACAAATGTATCCGCAGACTCAGTAACCATCACCCTTCCAGAAGCTTCAATAAACAGCATTGTAACCACAGATTTAGCATCCACACCTGTCCTTTCTTCAAACACAAATGAACCTTCAGTGACTATGTCTGCCAGACTTCCATCACCTTCAGATTCGACTGCTGTACCTCTGACCTCTGTAACTATTGAGGAAGAATCAGTGTCTAGTTTAGCTCCTTTACCCATAACATCTTCCAGTGTACCAAGAACTTCCAAAATACAAACATCACAGGACAATAGTTTTCCAGCTGTGCCACATCTCAATAATACAAACATGAGTTCAACAACcatgcctcctcttcctccaaccACTAGTCAACAATCTACCCCTAACATTGTTCCATCAACTGTAAGTTCCATGATCCAATCCTCACTTTCTACACCTGTACCTATCACCCCTTCAGATTCCAGTGTTTCTGTCACTTCAGTATTTAAAAAGGGTTCAACAACACTGAGCAGTTCCACTGCTCATATAATATCAGTAGCTTCTACTGCTCCTTCATTTCCAACCACTACACAAAAGATTTTAACCAATGAAGGAATCACACCAGGTAGCCATGTTCTTGCATCTTTAACAACTAGCTATGTAAACACTAGTCCAATTATTTCCTCTGTTTCAGATGCATTAATCACTGAAACTATACACACAGTTCCAGTGCCCATCACTGCTCCACCATTATCAAATTCCAGCAATGCAACTACATTTTCAAAAGTCCCATCAAATTCGATCCTTGCTCCTGCAGTTTCAAACACTTCCACAGTACATACAACTAGTACAGATTCAGAGTCACCTACAACTACAAATGTTTTCAAAACTACCACCGTACCAGCATCCTTAACATCTGCTTATATTCCAAGCATTTCAGCTACTCAGTCTTTCAAATACATCAACTACTACCATTGTTTCACCTACAAGTATTACAAATGTATCAGTTGTGATAAGCACTACCAATGTATCCTCATCTTCAGTATCCACCAAACTTCCAGCAACAACATCAAGCACAATTGTCATCACAGATTCAATGTCACCATTTGTCCTTGA